A region from the Eleginops maclovinus isolate JMC-PN-2008 ecotype Puerto Natales chromosome 17, JC_Emac_rtc_rv5, whole genome shotgun sequence genome encodes:
- the LOC134879537 gene encoding high affinity choline transporter 1-like, whose protein sequence is MAVNWLGLVSIGVFYIIVMGTGIWASRRSKREEKKCSGKRSEVAMVGGRNLNIFVSIFTMTATWVGGGYILGSAEMIYNPTKGLMWATGPLAFSINLIIGALFFIKPIRSKNYVTLMDPFQEKYGNKVSAVLFIPALFGDILWIACTLGALGGTVSAVVDIHSSLAVCISAAVAVLYTLMGGFYSVAYTDVIQLFFIIVGLWSCVPFILASPSSANFTAAAVTKLHQAPWIGRLELEDAGRWVDDILLQAIGGICYQAFYQRVLSTATDGQAKITCYAAAILCPILGIPSLLIGAAAASTNWNQTSYGSPSPYEEGKAGMILPIALQYLCPFYISLLGIGALTAAVMSSVDSALLSAASQLGRNIFKNIIYKGASERLILIAVKVSVVLCGIAGAGLAMMTTSVQLLWIVSYDVMYCMMAPQVICMFYLSQRVNHFGACTGFVLALLLRALVGESPIGLPDLLPLPWDKIQEDGTRYRLFPFRTAILLITLGSVLLVSRLAECLSKKGMLESGAGTDAPCQEMIPMNKEQTHS, encoded by the exons ATGGCGGTGAATTGGCTCGGACTTGTGTCCATAGGAGTGTTTTACATCATCGTAATGGGCACAGGCATCTGGGCGTCCAGGAGGTCCAAACGTGAGGAGAAGAAATGCTCCGGGAAGCGCAGTGAAGTTGCAATGGTTGGAGGGAGGAACCTAAATATCTTCGTCAGCATCTTTACAATGACAG CCACTTGGGTGGGAGGTGGCTATATTCTGGGTAGTGCTGAAATGATCTACAATCCAACAAAGGGCTTGATGTGGGCCACCGGACCTCTTGCCTTCTCTATAAATCTAATTATAG GTGCACTATTCTTTATCAAACCTATACGGTCGAAAAACTACGTCACCCTGATGGATCCATTTCAGGAGAAGTACGGCAACAAAGTGTCTGCTGTGCTCTTCATTCCCGCTCTCTTTGGGGACATCCTGTGGATTGCTTGTACTCTGGGTGCACTGG GAGGGACGGTGAGCGCGGTGGTGGATATCCACTCATCTCTGGCTGTGTGCATTTCTGCTGCTGTGGCCGTATTGTACACGCTGATGGGAGGATTTTACTCGGTGGCCTACACAGACGTCATCCAGCTGTTCTTCATTATCGTCGGCTTG TGGTCCTGTGTGCCTTTTATTCTGGCCAGCCCCTCCTCTGCTAACTTCACTGCTGCTGCAGTCACCAAGCTGCACCAGGCACCGTGGATCGGCAGGCTAGAGCTGGAGGATGCAGGTCGCTGGGTGGACGACATACTGCTGCAG GCCATTGGAGGGATATGCTACCAGGCTTTCTACCAGAGGGTTCTGTCCACAGCGACTGATGGCCAAGCTAAGATCACCTGCTACGCTGCAGCCATATTGTGCCCAATCCTTGGCATCCCGTCACTCCTCATTGGAGCAGCGGCTGCATCCACCA ACTGGAACCAGACCAGCTACGGTTCACCCAGCCCGTATGAAGAAGGCAAAGCTGGCATGATCCTACCCATCGCCCTTCAGTATCTTTGCCCTTTCTACATTTCTCTGCTCGGTATAGGAGcactcactgctgctgtgatgTCATCCGTCGACTCTGCACTCCTGTCCGCCGCCTCCCAACTGGGCCGAAACATCTTCAAGAACATCATCTACAAAGGG GCATCAGAAAGACTGATTCTCATTGCGGTCAAAGTGTCGGTGGTGCTGTGTGGGATAGCTGGAGCCGGCCTGGCGATGATGACCACATCCGTTCAGCTATTGTGGATCGTCAGTTACGACGTGATGTATTGCATGATGGCTCCTCAGGTGATATGCATGTTCTACCTGTCTCAGCGGGTGAACCACTTCGGGGCCTGCACCGGCTTCGTGTTGGCGCTGCTGCTGAGGGCTTTGGTTGGAGAATCCCCCATCGGCCTTCCCGACCTGCTGCCCCTGCCGTGGGACAAGATCCAGGAGGACGGCACCCGATACCGCCTGTTCCCCTTCCGCACCGCGATCCTGCTCATCACCCTCGGCTCTGTTCTCCTGGTGTCACGCCTCGCCGAGTGCCTGTCTAAGAAGGGGATGCTGGAAAGTGGAGCTGGAACAGACGCTCCATGTCAGGAGATGATCCCCATGAATAAAGAGCAGACTCACTCCTAA
- the ints13 gene encoding integrator complex subunit 13, translated as MKIFSVAHKTVFVVDHCPYMAESSRQQVECDVLTKSRGQGVIPLAPVSKSLWTCAVECSMEYCRILYDVYPLHKLINYIVSDSEFHILNTWRQEDQSTHELMSALAAVGPPNPREDPECCSILHGLVAAVESLCKITQLQHERRTSMMDTAERVANRGRIICLTNAKSDTHVRMLEDCIQETILEQNRLAAGSDRLMAIQQCDLVLVHIHPQGEEPLVSDRPKKEISSLLTSEVHLVRAGRHLATKLNILVQQHFDLASTTITNIPMKEEQHANTSANYDVELLHHRDAHLEFFKSGDLHMAGSSTRENGLKETITLKWCTPRTNSIELHYCTGAYRISPTDVNSRPSSCLTNFLLNGRSVLLEQPRKSGSKVISHMLSSHGGEIFLHVLNSNRSTLEDPPSISEGCGGRVTDYRITDFGEFMRENRLTPVSETSHDPSGKLPADRAKAQLERHTRYWPMIISQTTIFNMQAVVPLANLIVKETLSEEDVLTCQKTVYNLVDMERKNDPLPISTVGSRGKGPKRDEQYRIMWNELETLVKTHAGATERHQRVLDCITACRSKPPEEEERKKRGRKREDREDKTEKNGSKDADDKSWQESERLKGLLEKEEPEPEVIKDSPDSPEPANKKPRICTEEVQPPERAKGPVSLLTMWSNRITAANSRKHQEFMGRVSSVNNKFELYQQLKEENGMDVHENGKSSR; from the exons ATGAAGATCTTCTCCGTGGCTCACAAGACGGTGTTCGTGGTGGATCACTGTCCCTACATGGCGGAGTCGAGTCGTCAGCAGGTGGAGTGTGACGTGCTGACGAAGAGTCGAGGTCAGGGGGTTATTCCTCTGGCCCCGGTGTCCAAATCCCTGTGGACCTGTGCTGTGGAGTGCAGCATGGAGTACTGCCGGATCCTCTACGACGTTTATCCCCTGCACAAACTG ATTAACTACATTGTCAGTGACTCAGAGTTCCACATCTTGAATACCTGGAGGCAGGAAGACCAGAGCACTCATGAG CTCATGTCCGCTCTGGCAGCCGTCGGACCACCTAACCCACGCGAGGACCCCGAGTGTTGCAGCATCCTCCACGGGCTGGTGGCTGCGGTGGAGTCGTTGTGTAAGATCACACAGCTGCAGCACGAGAGGCGCACCTCCATGATGGACACGGCGGAGAGAGTGGCCAACAGGGGACGCATTATCTGCCTGACCAACGCTAAGAG TGATACCCATGTGCGCATGTTGGAGGACTGCATCCAAGAAACCATTTTAGAACAGAACCGTCTGGCAGCAGGCTCCGACAG gctgaTGGCCATCCAGCAGTGTGACCTGGTTCTGGTTCACATCCATCCGCAGGGGGAGGAGCCGCTGGTGTCCGACCGACCCAAGAAAGAG atctcctctctgctcaccaGCGAGGTTCACTTGGTCCGAGCGGGGCGTCACCTCGCCACCAAACTCAACATCCTGGTCCAGCAGCACTTTGACCTGGCCTCCACCACCATCACAAACATCCCCATGAAG GAAGAGCAGCATGCCAACACGTCGGCCAATTACGACGTCGAGCTCCTGCACCACAGAGACGCTCACCTGGAGTTCTTCAAAAGCG GAGACTTGCATATGGCCGGCAGCAGCACGAGAGAAAACGGACTCAAGGAGACGATCACACTGAAGTGGTGCACGCCGCGGACCAACAGCATAG AGCTGCATTACTGTACAGGAGCATATCGCATCTCCCCCACAGACGTGAACAGTCGCCCCTCGTCGTGTCTCACCAACTTCCTCCTCAACG GTCGGTCGGTGTTGCTGGAGCAGCCCAGGAAGTCGGGCTCGAAGGTCATCAGCCACATGCTCAGCAGCCACGGAGGAGAGATCTTCCTGCACGTCCTCAACAGCAACCGCTCCACCCTGGAGGACCCGCCCTCCATCAGCGAGGGCTGCGGGGGACGAGTGACAGATTACCGCATCACC gacTTTGGTGAATTTATGAGGGAGAACCGGCTCACTCCTGTTTCAGAGACTTCCCATGATCCCTCGGGGAAGCTCCCGGCTGACAGGGCCAAAGCACAGCTGGAGCGCCACACTCGGTACTGGCCCATGATCATCTCGCAGACCACCATCTTCAACATGCAGGCT GTGGTTCCTCTAGCTAACCTGATAGTGAAAGAGACTTTGTCTGAGGAGGACGTTCTGACCTGCCAGAAGACGGTTTACAACCTGGTCGACATGGAGAGGAAGAACGACCCCCTTCCTATTTCCACCGTGGGATCCAGAGGCAAAGGCCCTAAGAG agACGAACAGTATCGTATAATGTGGAACGAGCTGGAGACGTTAGTGAAGACTCACGCCGGAGCCACTGAGCGACACCAGCGGGTTTTGGACTGCATCACCGCCTGCCGCAGCAAACCccccgaggaggaggagaggaagaagagggggaggaagagggaggacagGGAGGACAAGACGGAGAAAAACGGCAGCAAGGACGCCGACGACAAAAGCTGGCAGGAGTCGGAGAG ACTAAAGGGTTTGCTGGAGAAGGAAGAGCCGGAGCCGGAGGTGATCAAAGACTCCCCAGATTCTCCAGAGCCAGCCAACAAGAAGCCCCGCATCTGCACTGAGGAGGTCCAGCCTCCAGAGAGAGCCAAAG GTCCTGTCTCGTTGCTCACTATGTGGAGCAACCGCATCACTGCAGCAAACTCCAGGAAGCACCAAGAGTTTATGGGGAGAGTGAGCTCCGTCAATAACAAGTTTGAGCTGTACCAGCAGCTCAAAGAAGAGAATGG GATGGACGTTCACGAAAACGGAAAGTCGTCCAGATGA
- the LOC134878855 gene encoding zinc finger protein OZF-like encodes MSDDAGSPAPPDTEPQEAGRDGNTADGGAEKEKSVANTAQGEDSVQKKSTQEPPATTGEHEAQEQEAADKQEAQPKSIPFRVVSMPVKSTSQSPSATKDPQKPNTHRVTLHQWVSQIATNSLSLPALPPLPPARLILEDNMKPSIRRKKQIRPPADRYTCSVCDKSFPYQSKLMDHERIHTGEKPFVCTACNKSFRTQAFLNNHLKTHSTARPYACGQCGKCFTKLQSLTKHMLAHSGQKPFYCNICNKGFTQSTYFKRHMECHTSQMTFPCKHCSKSFPTAFKLSNHERWHTRDRPHMCERCGKRFLVPSLLKRHMGYHIGDRQYLCSQCGKTFVYLSDLKRHQQDHVPKAKIPCPVCQKKFSSKYCLRVHLRIHTRERPYRCTICEKTFTQVGNLKVHIRLHTNERPFSCDVCGKTYKLASHLNVHKRTHTCKKPWTCETCGKGFSVPGLLKKHEQLHTRDANPEFAGKRRHRGKHKKHSLKRKYDEEEEGSDDY; translated from the coding sequence ATGTCAGATGACGCCGGCAGCCCAGCCCCCCCTGATACCGAACCACAGGAGGCAGGGCGAGATGGTAACACAGCTGATGGAGGCGCTGAGAAGGAAAAGAGCGTCGCAAACACAGCTCAGGGGGAGGATTCAGTGCAAAAGAAAAGTACACAGGAACCGCCTGCTACCACAGGGGAACATGAAGCACAggaacaggaagcagcagataAACAAGAAGCGCAGCCGAAATCCATCCCTTTCCGGGTCGTCTCAATGCCTGTGAAGTCCACCTCCCAGAGTCCGTCAGCAACAAAAGACCCGCAGAAGCCCAACACTCACCGTGTCACCCTGCATCAGTGGGTGTCACAGATCGCCACCAACTCGCTCTCACTGCCCGCCCTGCCTCCCCTTCCTCCCGCCCGGCTGATTCTAGAAGACAACATGAAGCCGAGCATCAGGAGGAAGAAGCAGATCCGGCCCCCGGCGGACCGATACACCTGCAGCGTGTGCGACAAGAGCTTCCCTTACCAGTCCAAGCTGATGGACCACGAGCGCATCCACACCGGAGAGAAGCCCTTTGTGTGCACGGCCTGCAACAAGAGCTTCAGGACCCAGGCGTTCCTCAACAACCACCTGAAGACGCACAGCACGGCGCGCCCATACGCCTGTGGACAGTGCGGCAAGTGCTTCACCAAACTGCAGAGCCTGACCAAGCACATGCTGGCCCACAGCGGCCAGAAGCCCTTCTACTGCAACATCTGCAACAAGGGCTTCACGCAGTCTACCTACTTCAAGCGACACATGGAGTGCCACACCAGCCAGATGACGTTCCCCTGCAAGCACTGCAGCAAGAGCTTCCCCACGGCCTTCAAGCTGTCCAACCACGAGCGCTGGCACACCCGGGACCGCCCCCACATGTGCGAGCGCTGCGGGAAGAGGTTCCTCGTCCCCAGCCTGCTGAAGAGACACATGGGCTACCACATCGGGGACCGCCAGTACCTCTGCTCCCAGTGTGGCAAGACCTTCGTCTACCTGTCCGACCTGAAGAGGCACCAGCAGGACCACGTGCCCAAAGCCAAGATCCCGTGCCCCGTCTGCCAGAAGAAGTTCTCCAGCAAGTACTGCCTGAGGGTCCACCTGAGGATCCACACCAGAGAGAGACCCTACCGCTGCACCATCTGCGAGAAGACCTTCACCCAGGTGGGGAATCTGAAGGTGCACATCCGGCTGCACACCAACGAGCGGCCCTTCAGCTGCGACGTGTGCGGCAAGACCTACAAGCTGGCGTCCCATCTGAACGTCCACAAGAGGACTCACACGTGCAAGAAGCCGTGGACGTGTGAGACGTGCGGGAAGGGCTTCTCCGTCCCCGGCCTGCTGAAGAAGCACGAGCAGCTGCACACCCGGGACGCCAACCCCGAGTTCGCCGGAAAACGGAGACACCGGGGTAAGCACAAGAAGCACTCCCTCAAGAGGAAGTACgacgaggaagaagaggggagcGACGATTATTAA